A genomic stretch from Tenrec ecaudatus isolate mTenEca1 chromosome X, mTenEca1.hap1, whole genome shotgun sequence includes:
- the BCOR gene encoding BCL-6 corepressor isoform X1, with product MLSATPLYGNVHSWMSSERVRMCGLNEDRKIPVNDGDASKARLELREENPLNHTVVDAAPPHRIDGLAALSMERSGLIREGLRVPGNIVYSSLCGLGSEKGREAATSTLGGLGFSSERNPEMQFKPATPETVEASAVSGKPPNGFSAIYKTPPGVQKNAVPSAETLGLDRPASDKQSPLNINGASYLRLPWVPPYMEGSTPAIYPFLDSPNKYSLNMYKALLPQQSYSLTQPLYSPVCTNGERFLYLPPPHYVSPHIPSSLASPLRLSTPSASPAIPPLVHCADKSLPWKMGVSPGNPVESHAYPHIQNSKQPRVPSAKSVASGLPGDTTLLLPPSPRPSPRVHLPTQSAADTYSEFHKHYARISTSPSVTLSKPYMTVGSEFPAGRLSNGKYPKGPDGGEGAQPVPGHARKTAAPDRKDGSSSPPMLEKQTVTKDVTDKPLDLSSKVVDVDASKADHMKKMAPTVLVHSRAGSSLVLSGSELPKETLSPPGNGCAIYRSEIISTAPSSWVVPGPSPNEENNGKSMPLKNKTLDWALPQQRSSSCPRMGSGDAVVSSVSGTVSSAGRPASASPAPNANADGTKTGRSSGDTTPSVIQHVGQPPTTPAKHGTSGKGAKAGNPEPSFKASENGLPPSSIFLSPNEAFRSPPIPYPRSYLPYPAPEGIAISPLSLHGKGPVYPHPVLLPNGSLFPGHLAPKPGLPYGLPTGRPEFVTYQDALGLGMVHPMLIPHTPIELAKEEKPERRSRSHERPRYEDPALRTRFSEMMEASNTKLHAEVPTDKSLKASAGWNQGKPVVKSDKLVYVDLLREEQDAKPDTAVSKAGFSAEGMGQSAAEPPKPPTEPGLQQHRDFITLREELGHLGDFHETYTFKQAPSQSIFSLNKDNVPAGTNKETLGVPVTAPFLEPALGGDGPALAFGKTPEEPKAFCMSSAPPSSVDGPPTYTKDGCEGAECSDGKVLKPKPSKLAKRIANSAGYVGDRFKCVTTELYADSSQLSREQRALQMEGLQEDSILCLPAAYCERAMMRFSELEMKERDGGHPTTKDSEVCKFSPADWERLKGNQDKKPKLVTLEETGADQNDSERCEYTAGNKLDPFETQENKELPVEKFFVEKQPLSESPTNPAAAAAAAVAAVDMPHSPTLRLERKRKLSGDSSQTETATDDMAEDPLLKAKRRRVSKDDWPEREMTNSSSHHLEDPHYNELTNLKVCIELTGLHPKKQRHLLHLRERWEQQVSAAEGKPGRQNRKEVTQVVEPELTAQGNNTTEEKPARKRSEIKANRSWSEESLKSNDSEQGLPPFPGSPPMKSPSSSNINGKKQTQPSCIPASRPPAKQQKIKESQKTDVLCAEEDEDHQAASLLQKYDASEKPSGKRLCKTKHLMPQEPRRSLPLTGDYYVENTDGKVTVRRFRKRPEPTPEYDLSPAKPEQKPFDRLQQFLPASQSTQLPCSTSPQETTQSRPMPPEARRLIVNKNAGETLLQRAARLGYEEVVLYCLENKICDVNHRDNAGYCALHEACARGWLNIVRHLLEYGADVNCSAQDGTRPLHDAVENDHLEIVRLLLSYGADPTLATYSGRTIMKMTHSELMERFLTDYLNDLQGRSEDDTSGSWDFYGSSVCEPDDESGYDVLANPPGPEDLDDEDDTSSDVFEFEFSENPLLPCYNIQVSVSQGPRNWLLLSDVLKKLKMSSRIFRCNFPNVEIVTIAEAEFYRQVSASLLFSCSKDLEAFNPESKELLDLVEFTSELQTLLGSSMEWLHPSDAASEDHWDLPQTSGGSGNLKRASRKSGKTDLRDGLS from the exons ATGCTTTCTGCAACGCCCCTGTATGGGAACGTTCACAGCTGGATGAGCAGCGAGAGAGTCCGCATGTGTGGGCTCAACGAAGACAG GAAAATTCCTGTGAATGATGGGGATGCTTCAAAAGCCAGACTGGAACTGAGGGAAGAAAATCCTTTGAACCACACTGTG GTGGACGCCGCCCCGCCTCATCGGATTGATGGCTTGGCAGCTCTGAGCATGGAACGCAGCGGCCTGATCCGAGAAGGCCTCCGCGTCCCAGGAAACATCGTCTATTCCAGTTTGTGTGGACTGGGCTCAGAGAAAGGCCGAGAGGCAGCCACAAGCACCCTAGGGGGGCTTGGGTTTTCTTCCGAGAGAAATCCAGAGATGCAGTTCAAACCGGCTACCCCGGAGACCGTGGAGGCTTCTGCCGTCTCTGGAAAGCCTCCTAACGGCTTCAGTGCTATCTATAAAACACCACCTGGAGTACAAAAAAATGCTGTGCCCTCGGCGGAGACCCTGGGCTTGGACAGGCCTGCGAGCGACAAACAGAGCCCTCTCAACATCAATGGTGCTAGTTACCTGCGGCTGCCCTGGGTCCCTCCGTACATGGAGGGGAGCACACCAGCCATTTACCCTTTCCTCGACTCGCCAAATAAGTATTCACTGAACATGTACAAGGCCTTGCTACCTCAGCAGTCCTACAGCCTAACCCAGCCACTCTACTCACCTGTCTGCACCAATGGGGAGCGCTTTCTCTACCTGCCACCGCCTCACTACGTCAGCCCCCACATCCCATCATCCTTGGCTTCGCCCCTGAGGCTCTCCACCCCGTCGGCTTCCCCTGCCATCCCGCCTCTTGTCCACTGTGCAGACAAAAGCCTTCCCTGGAAGATGGGGGTCAGCCCTGGGAACCCAGTTGAGTCACACGCCTACCCGCACATCCAGAACAGCAAGCAGCCCAGGGTGCCCTCCGCCAAGTCGGTCGCCAGTGGCCTGCCAGGGGACACGACGCTCCTGCTGCCCCCCTCGCCTCGGCCGTCACCCCGCGTCCACCTGCCCACGCAGTCCGCCGCAGACACCTACTCCGAGTTCCACAAGCACTACGCCCGGATCTCCACCTCGCCCTCGGTCACCCTGTCGAAGCCATACATGACGGTCGGCAGCGAGTTCCCCGCGGGCAGGCTCTCCAATGGCAAGTACCCAAAAGGCCCCGATGGGGGCGAAGGGGCCCAGCCGGTTCCCGGACACGCCCGGAAAACGGCCGCTCCGGACCGAAAAGATGGCTCCTCCTCACCGCCTATGTTGGAGAAGCAGACGGTTACCAAAGACGTCACCGACAAGCCACTGGACTTGTCTTCTAAAGTGGTGGATGTAGACGCCTCCAAAGCTGACCACATGAAAAAGATGGCTCCCACGGTCCTAGTTCACAGCCGCGCTGGAAGTAGCTTAGTGCTCTCTGGAAGTGAGCTTCCGAAGGAAACATTATCTCCTCCAGGAAATGGCTGTGCTATCTATCGATCTGAAATCATTAGCACGGCTCCCTCCTCCTGGGTGGTGCCCGGGCCAAGTCCCAACGAAGAGAACAATGGCAAGAGCATGccactgaaaaacaaaaccctgGACTGGGCCCTGCCACAGCAACGGAGTTCTTCCTGTCCCCGCATGGGCAGCGGCGACGCCGTGGTCAGCAGCGTCTCGGGGACTGTGTCGAGCGCAGGCCGGCCGGCCTCCGCTTCCCCAGCCCCCAATGCCAATGCAGACGGCACCAAGACAGGCCGGAGCTCTGGGGACACCACGCCATCCGTCATTCAGCACGTGGGCCAGCCCCCAACCACGCCTGCCAAGCACGGCACCAGCGGCAAAGGTGCCAAAGCCGGCAACCCAGAACCCAGTTTCAAAGCAAGCGAGAACGGCCTGCCACCAAGCTCAATCTTTCTGTCTCCGAATGAGGCGTTCAGGTCGCCCCCCATTCCCTACCCCAGGAGTTACCTCCCTTACCCGGCACCCGAGGGCATTGCGATCAGCCCCCTCTCCTTACATGGCAAAGGACCTGTTTACCCTCACCCAGTCTTGCTCCCCAATGGCAGTCTATTTCCCGGGCATCTGGCCCCAAAGCCTGGGCTGCCCTATGGGCTGCCCACGGGCCGGCCGGAGTTTGTGACCTACCAAGATGCGCTGGGGCTGGGCATGGTGCACCCCATGCTGATCCCGCACACGCCCATCGAGCTCGCTAAAGAGGAAAAGCCAGAGAGGAGGTCCCGGTCCCACGAGCGGCCCCGCTACGAGGATCCAGCGCTCCGGACTCGGTTCTCTGAGATGATGGAAGCTAGCAACACCAAGCTCCACGCCGAAGTCCCCACCGACAAGAGCCTGAAGGCCAGCGCCGGTTGGAACCAGGGAAAACCTGTGGTCAAAAGCGACAAGCTCGTCTACGTCGACCTTCTCCGGGAAGAACAAGATGCTAAGCCAGACACAGCTGTGTCCAAAGCTGGCTTCTCGGCCGAGGGCATGGGCCAGAGCGCAGCAGAGCCCCCCAAGCCCCCGACCGAGCCGGGCTTGCAACAGCACCGGGATTTCATCACCCTGCGGGAGGAGCTGGGCCACCTGGGGGACTTCCACGAGACCTATACGTTCAAACAGGCCCCGAGCCAGTCCATTTTCAGCTTGAACAAGGACAATGTGCCGGCCGGCACCAACAAAGAGACTCTGGGGGTGCCCGTCACCGCTCCGTTCCTCGAACCCGCCCTGGGGGGCGATGGCCCCGCCCTCGCCTTCGGCAAGACCCCCGAGGAGCCCAAAGCATTTTGCATGAGCAGCGCCCCGCCCTCGAGCGTGGACGGCCCCCCCACCTATACCAAAGATGGATGTGAGGGTGCCGAGTGCAGCGACGGCAAAGTCCTGAAGCCCAAGCCATCCAAACTGGCGAAAAGGATTGCTAACTCCGCGGGTTACGTTGGTGACCGGTTCAAGTGCGTCACCACCGAACTGTACGCGGACTCCAGTCAGCTCAGCAGAGAGCAGCGGGCACTGCAG ATGGAAGGATTACAAGAGGACAGTATTTTATGTCTACCCGCTGCTTACTGTGAG CGTGCAATGATGCGCTTCTCCGAGTTAGAGATGAAAGAGCGGGACGGTGGCCACCCAACAACCAAAGACTCCGAGGTGTGCAAATTCAGCCCTGCTGACTGGGAGAGGCTGAAAGGAAATCAGGACAAAAAGCCAAAGTTGGTCACCCTGGAGGAGACTGGTGCTGACCAGAATGACAGCGAGAGAT GCGAGTATACTGCTGGCAACAAACTTGATCCATTTGAAACCCAGGAGAACAAAGAACTTCCTGTGGAGAAGTTTTTCGTGGAGAAGCAGCCGCTGAGCGAGTCACCTACCAacccagcggcggcggcggcagcagcagtgGCAGCAGTGGACATGCCCCACAGCCCCACCCTCCGGCTGGAGCGCAAACGCAAACTCTCAGGGGACAGCAGCCAAACTGAGACCGCCACAGATGACATGGCGGAGGACCCCTTGCTCAAAGCCAAGCGGAGACGGGTCTCCAAAG ATGACTGGCCTGAGAGGGAAATGACAAACAGTTCCTCTCACCACTTAGAAGACCCACATTATAATGAGCTGACCAACCTGAAGGTGTGCATTGAATTAACAGGGCTCCATCCTAAAAAGCAACGCCACTTGCTGCACCTTAGAGAACGCTGGGAACAGCAAGTGTCTGCAGCAGAGGGCAAACCTGGCCGACAAAACAGGAAGGAAGTGACCCAGGTAGTTGAGCCTGAGCTCACTGCCCAGGGCAATAACACGACTGAAGAGAAACCTGCCAGGAAAAGGTCAGAGATCAAAGCCAATAGAAGCTGGTCGGAAGAGTCCCTCAAATCCAACGACAGTGAACAAG GCTTGCCTCCCTTCCCCGGCTCTCCGCCCATGAAGAGCCCTTCATCCAGCAATATAAACGGCAAAAAACAGACCCAGCCAAGCTGTATACCAGCCTCTAGGCCGCCTGCCAAGCAACAGAAAATTAAAGAAAGCCAAAAGACAGATGTGCTGTGCGCTGAGGAAGACGAGGACCACCAGGCCGCCTCCCTGCTACAGAAATACGATGCCAGCGAGAAGCCATCCGGGAAGAGACTGTGCAAGACCAAACATTTGATGCCTCAGGAGCCCAGGCGGAGCTTGCCGCTGACCGGGGACTACTATGTGGAGAACACCGACGGCAAG GTGACTGTGCGGCGATTCCGCAAGCGACCAGAGCCCACTCCGGAATATGACCTGTCGCCAGCCAAGCCAGAGCAGAAGCCCTTCGACCGTCTGCAACAATTTCTTCCGGCTTCCCAGTCTACCCAGCTGCCGTGCTCCACTTCCCCCCAGGAGACGACCCAGTCTCGGCCCATGCCACCCGAAGCACGGAGACTGATTGTCAACAAGAACGCGGGCGAGACCCTCCTACAGCGGGCCGCCCGGCTGGGTTATGAG GAAGTGGTCTTGTATTGCCTGGAGAACAAGATTTGCGACGTGAACCATCGAGACAACGCTGGTTACTGTGCTCTGCACGAAGCTTGTGCGAGGGGCTGGCTTAACATTGTGCGCCACCTCCTCGAATATGGCGCCGATGTCAACTGCAGTGCCCAGGATGGAACCAG GCCTCTCCATGATGCCGTCGAGAATGATCACTTGGAAATCGTCCGCCTGCTCCTTTCCTATGGTGCTGACCCCACTCTGGCGACGTACTCAGGGAGAACCATCATGAAAATGACCCACAGTGAACTCATGGAACGTTTTCTGACAG ATTATTTAAATGACCTTCAAGGCCGAAGCGAAGATGATACCAGTGGTTCCTGGGACTTCTACGGCAGCTCTGTGTGCG AACCGGATGATGAAAGTGGCTATGATGTTCTGGCAAATCCCCCAGGACCGGAAGACCTGGATGACGAGGACGATACCTCTAGCGATGTGTTTGAATTCGAATTTTCTGAAAATCCACTCTTACCGTGTTACAACATCCaagtgtctgtctcccaggg GCCAAGAAACTGGCTATTGCTTTCAGATGTGCTGAAGAAGCTGAAAATGTCATCCCGCATATTCCGCTGCAATTTCCCAAATGTGGAAATTGTCACAATTGCAGAGGCAGAGTTTTATCGGCAAGTGTCGGCCAGTCTGTTGTTCTCTTGCTCCAAAGACCTGGAAGCCTTCAACCCTGAAAGCAAGGAGCTGTTAGACCTGGTGGAGTTCACTAGCGAGCTGCAGACTCTGCTCGGCTCCTCCATGGAGTGGCTCCACCCCAGCGATGCGGCCTCTGAGGACCACTG GGATTTACCTCAGACATCAGGTGGTAGTGGAAACCTGAAAAGAGCATCTCGGAAGAGCGGTAAAACAGACCTACGAGATGGTTTAAGCTAA
- the BCOR gene encoding BCL-6 corepressor isoform X2 gives MLSATPLYGNVHSWMSSERVRMCGLNEDRKIPVNDGDASKARLELREENPLNHTVVDAAPPHRIDGLAALSMERSGLIREGLRVPGNIVYSSLCGLGSEKGREAATSTLGGLGFSSERNPEMQFKPATPETVEASAVSGKPPNGFSAIYKTPPGVQKNAVPSAETLGLDRPASDKQSPLNINGASYLRLPWVPPYMEGSTPAIYPFLDSPNKYSLNMYKALLPQQSYSLTQPLYSPVCTNGERFLYLPPPHYVSPHIPSSLASPLRLSTPSASPAIPPLVHCADKSLPWKMGVSPGNPVESHAYPHIQNSKQPRVPSAKSVASGLPGDTTLLLPPSPRPSPRVHLPTQSAADTYSEFHKHYARISTSPSVTLSKPYMTVGSEFPAGRLSNGKYPKGPDGGEGAQPVPGHARKTAAPDRKDGSSSPPMLEKQTVTKDVTDKPLDLSSKVVDVDASKADHMKKMAPTVLVHSRAGSSLVLSGSELPKETLSPPGNGCAIYRSEIISTAPSSWVVPGPSPNEENNGKSMPLKNKTLDWALPQQRSSSCPRMGSGDAVVSSVSGTVSSAGRPASASPAPNANADGTKTGRSSGDTTPSVIQHVGQPPTTPAKHGTSGKGAKAGNPEPSFKASENGLPPSSIFLSPNEAFRSPPIPYPRSYLPYPAPEGIAISPLSLHGKGPVYPHPVLLPNGSLFPGHLAPKPGLPYGLPTGRPEFVTYQDALGLGMVHPMLIPHTPIELAKEEKPERRSRSHERPRYEDPALRTRFSEMMEASNTKLHAEVPTDKSLKASAGWNQGKPVVKSDKLVYVDLLREEQDAKPDTAVSKAGFSAEGMGQSAAEPPKPPTEPGLQQHRDFITLREELGHLGDFHETYTFKQAPSQSIFSLNKDNVPAGTNKETLGVPVTAPFLEPALGGDGPALAFGKTPEEPKAFCMSSAPPSSVDGPPTYTKDGCEGAECSDGKVLKPKPSKLAKRIANSAGYVGDRFKCVTTELYADSSQLSREQRALQRAMMRFSELEMKERDGGHPTTKDSEVCKFSPADWERLKGNQDKKPKLVTLEETGADQNDSERCEYTAGNKLDPFETQENKELPVEKFFVEKQPLSESPTNPAAAAAAAVAAVDMPHSPTLRLERKRKLSGDSSQTETATDDMAEDPLLKAKRRRVSKDDWPEREMTNSSSHHLEDPHYNELTNLKVCIELTGLHPKKQRHLLHLRERWEQQVSAAEGKPGRQNRKEVTQVVEPELTAQGNNTTEEKPARKRSEIKANRSWSEESLKSNDSEQGLPPFPGSPPMKSPSSSNINGKKQTQPSCIPASRPPAKQQKIKESQKTDVLCAEEDEDHQAASLLQKYDASEKPSGKRLCKTKHLMPQEPRRSLPLTGDYYVENTDGKVTVRRFRKRPEPTPEYDLSPAKPEQKPFDRLQQFLPASQSTQLPCSTSPQETTQSRPMPPEARRLIVNKNAGETLLQRAARLGYEEVVLYCLENKICDVNHRDNAGYCALHEACARGWLNIVRHLLEYGADVNCSAQDGTRPLHDAVENDHLEIVRLLLSYGADPTLATYSGRTIMKMTHSELMERFLTDYLNDLQGRSEDDTSGSWDFYGSSVCEPDDESGYDVLANPPGPEDLDDEDDTSSDVFEFEFSENPLLPCYNIQVSVSQGPRNWLLLSDVLKKLKMSSRIFRCNFPNVEIVTIAEAEFYRQVSASLLFSCSKDLEAFNPESKELLDLVEFTSELQTLLGSSMEWLHPSDAASEDHWDLPQTSGGSGNLKRASRKSGKTDLRDGLS, from the exons ATGCTTTCTGCAACGCCCCTGTATGGGAACGTTCACAGCTGGATGAGCAGCGAGAGAGTCCGCATGTGTGGGCTCAACGAAGACAG GAAAATTCCTGTGAATGATGGGGATGCTTCAAAAGCCAGACTGGAACTGAGGGAAGAAAATCCTTTGAACCACACTGTG GTGGACGCCGCCCCGCCTCATCGGATTGATGGCTTGGCAGCTCTGAGCATGGAACGCAGCGGCCTGATCCGAGAAGGCCTCCGCGTCCCAGGAAACATCGTCTATTCCAGTTTGTGTGGACTGGGCTCAGAGAAAGGCCGAGAGGCAGCCACAAGCACCCTAGGGGGGCTTGGGTTTTCTTCCGAGAGAAATCCAGAGATGCAGTTCAAACCGGCTACCCCGGAGACCGTGGAGGCTTCTGCCGTCTCTGGAAAGCCTCCTAACGGCTTCAGTGCTATCTATAAAACACCACCTGGAGTACAAAAAAATGCTGTGCCCTCGGCGGAGACCCTGGGCTTGGACAGGCCTGCGAGCGACAAACAGAGCCCTCTCAACATCAATGGTGCTAGTTACCTGCGGCTGCCCTGGGTCCCTCCGTACATGGAGGGGAGCACACCAGCCATTTACCCTTTCCTCGACTCGCCAAATAAGTATTCACTGAACATGTACAAGGCCTTGCTACCTCAGCAGTCCTACAGCCTAACCCAGCCACTCTACTCACCTGTCTGCACCAATGGGGAGCGCTTTCTCTACCTGCCACCGCCTCACTACGTCAGCCCCCACATCCCATCATCCTTGGCTTCGCCCCTGAGGCTCTCCACCCCGTCGGCTTCCCCTGCCATCCCGCCTCTTGTCCACTGTGCAGACAAAAGCCTTCCCTGGAAGATGGGGGTCAGCCCTGGGAACCCAGTTGAGTCACACGCCTACCCGCACATCCAGAACAGCAAGCAGCCCAGGGTGCCCTCCGCCAAGTCGGTCGCCAGTGGCCTGCCAGGGGACACGACGCTCCTGCTGCCCCCCTCGCCTCGGCCGTCACCCCGCGTCCACCTGCCCACGCAGTCCGCCGCAGACACCTACTCCGAGTTCCACAAGCACTACGCCCGGATCTCCACCTCGCCCTCGGTCACCCTGTCGAAGCCATACATGACGGTCGGCAGCGAGTTCCCCGCGGGCAGGCTCTCCAATGGCAAGTACCCAAAAGGCCCCGATGGGGGCGAAGGGGCCCAGCCGGTTCCCGGACACGCCCGGAAAACGGCCGCTCCGGACCGAAAAGATGGCTCCTCCTCACCGCCTATGTTGGAGAAGCAGACGGTTACCAAAGACGTCACCGACAAGCCACTGGACTTGTCTTCTAAAGTGGTGGATGTAGACGCCTCCAAAGCTGACCACATGAAAAAGATGGCTCCCACGGTCCTAGTTCACAGCCGCGCTGGAAGTAGCTTAGTGCTCTCTGGAAGTGAGCTTCCGAAGGAAACATTATCTCCTCCAGGAAATGGCTGTGCTATCTATCGATCTGAAATCATTAGCACGGCTCCCTCCTCCTGGGTGGTGCCCGGGCCAAGTCCCAACGAAGAGAACAATGGCAAGAGCATGccactgaaaaacaaaaccctgGACTGGGCCCTGCCACAGCAACGGAGTTCTTCCTGTCCCCGCATGGGCAGCGGCGACGCCGTGGTCAGCAGCGTCTCGGGGACTGTGTCGAGCGCAGGCCGGCCGGCCTCCGCTTCCCCAGCCCCCAATGCCAATGCAGACGGCACCAAGACAGGCCGGAGCTCTGGGGACACCACGCCATCCGTCATTCAGCACGTGGGCCAGCCCCCAACCACGCCTGCCAAGCACGGCACCAGCGGCAAAGGTGCCAAAGCCGGCAACCCAGAACCCAGTTTCAAAGCAAGCGAGAACGGCCTGCCACCAAGCTCAATCTTTCTGTCTCCGAATGAGGCGTTCAGGTCGCCCCCCATTCCCTACCCCAGGAGTTACCTCCCTTACCCGGCACCCGAGGGCATTGCGATCAGCCCCCTCTCCTTACATGGCAAAGGACCTGTTTACCCTCACCCAGTCTTGCTCCCCAATGGCAGTCTATTTCCCGGGCATCTGGCCCCAAAGCCTGGGCTGCCCTATGGGCTGCCCACGGGCCGGCCGGAGTTTGTGACCTACCAAGATGCGCTGGGGCTGGGCATGGTGCACCCCATGCTGATCCCGCACACGCCCATCGAGCTCGCTAAAGAGGAAAAGCCAGAGAGGAGGTCCCGGTCCCACGAGCGGCCCCGCTACGAGGATCCAGCGCTCCGGACTCGGTTCTCTGAGATGATGGAAGCTAGCAACACCAAGCTCCACGCCGAAGTCCCCACCGACAAGAGCCTGAAGGCCAGCGCCGGTTGGAACCAGGGAAAACCTGTGGTCAAAAGCGACAAGCTCGTCTACGTCGACCTTCTCCGGGAAGAACAAGATGCTAAGCCAGACACAGCTGTGTCCAAAGCTGGCTTCTCGGCCGAGGGCATGGGCCAGAGCGCAGCAGAGCCCCCCAAGCCCCCGACCGAGCCGGGCTTGCAACAGCACCGGGATTTCATCACCCTGCGGGAGGAGCTGGGCCACCTGGGGGACTTCCACGAGACCTATACGTTCAAACAGGCCCCGAGCCAGTCCATTTTCAGCTTGAACAAGGACAATGTGCCGGCCGGCACCAACAAAGAGACTCTGGGGGTGCCCGTCACCGCTCCGTTCCTCGAACCCGCCCTGGGGGGCGATGGCCCCGCCCTCGCCTTCGGCAAGACCCCCGAGGAGCCCAAAGCATTTTGCATGAGCAGCGCCCCGCCCTCGAGCGTGGACGGCCCCCCCACCTATACCAAAGATGGATGTGAGGGTGCCGAGTGCAGCGACGGCAAAGTCCTGAAGCCCAAGCCATCCAAACTGGCGAAAAGGATTGCTAACTCCGCGGGTTACGTTGGTGACCGGTTCAAGTGCGTCACCACCGAACTGTACGCGGACTCCAGTCAGCTCAGCAGAGAGCAGCGGGCACTGCAG CGTGCAATGATGCGCTTCTCCGAGTTAGAGATGAAAGAGCGGGACGGTGGCCACCCAACAACCAAAGACTCCGAGGTGTGCAAATTCAGCCCTGCTGACTGGGAGAGGCTGAAAGGAAATCAGGACAAAAAGCCAAAGTTGGTCACCCTGGAGGAGACTGGTGCTGACCAGAATGACAGCGAGAGAT GCGAGTATACTGCTGGCAACAAACTTGATCCATTTGAAACCCAGGAGAACAAAGAACTTCCTGTGGAGAAGTTTTTCGTGGAGAAGCAGCCGCTGAGCGAGTCACCTACCAacccagcggcggcggcggcagcagcagtgGCAGCAGTGGACATGCCCCACAGCCCCACCCTCCGGCTGGAGCGCAAACGCAAACTCTCAGGGGACAGCAGCCAAACTGAGACCGCCACAGATGACATGGCGGAGGACCCCTTGCTCAAAGCCAAGCGGAGACGGGTCTCCAAAG ATGACTGGCCTGAGAGGGAAATGACAAACAGTTCCTCTCACCACTTAGAAGACCCACATTATAATGAGCTGACCAACCTGAAGGTGTGCATTGAATTAACAGGGCTCCATCCTAAAAAGCAACGCCACTTGCTGCACCTTAGAGAACGCTGGGAACAGCAAGTGTCTGCAGCAGAGGGCAAACCTGGCCGACAAAACAGGAAGGAAGTGACCCAGGTAGTTGAGCCTGAGCTCACTGCCCAGGGCAATAACACGACTGAAGAGAAACCTGCCAGGAAAAGGTCAGAGATCAAAGCCAATAGAAGCTGGTCGGAAGAGTCCCTCAAATCCAACGACAGTGAACAAG GCTTGCCTCCCTTCCCCGGCTCTCCGCCCATGAAGAGCCCTTCATCCAGCAATATAAACGGCAAAAAACAGACCCAGCCAAGCTGTATACCAGCCTCTAGGCCGCCTGCCAAGCAACAGAAAATTAAAGAAAGCCAAAAGACAGATGTGCTGTGCGCTGAGGAAGACGAGGACCACCAGGCCGCCTCCCTGCTACAGAAATACGATGCCAGCGAGAAGCCATCCGGGAAGAGACTGTGCAAGACCAAACATTTGATGCCTCAGGAGCCCAGGCGGAGCTTGCCGCTGACCGGGGACTACTATGTGGAGAACACCGACGGCAAG GTGACTGTGCGGCGATTCCGCAAGCGACCAGAGCCCACTCCGGAATATGACCTGTCGCCAGCCAAGCCAGAGCAGAAGCCCTTCGACCGTCTGCAACAATTTCTTCCGGCTTCCCAGTCTACCCAGCTGCCGTGCTCCACTTCCCCCCAGGAGACGACCCAGTCTCGGCCCATGCCACCCGAAGCACGGAGACTGATTGTCAACAAGAACGCGGGCGAGACCCTCCTACAGCGGGCCGCCCGGCTGGGTTATGAG GAAGTGGTCTTGTATTGCCTGGAGAACAAGATTTGCGACGTGAACCATCGAGACAACGCTGGTTACTGTGCTCTGCACGAAGCTTGTGCGAGGGGCTGGCTTAACATTGTGCGCCACCTCCTCGAATATGGCGCCGATGTCAACTGCAGTGCCCAGGATGGAACCAG GCCTCTCCATGATGCCGTCGAGAATGATCACTTGGAAATCGTCCGCCTGCTCCTTTCCTATGGTGCTGACCCCACTCTGGCGACGTACTCAGGGAGAACCATCATGAAAATGACCCACAGTGAACTCATGGAACGTTTTCTGACAG ATTATTTAAATGACCTTCAAGGCCGAAGCGAAGATGATACCAGTGGTTCCTGGGACTTCTACGGCAGCTCTGTGTGCG AACCGGATGATGAAAGTGGCTATGATGTTCTGGCAAATCCCCCAGGACCGGAAGACCTGGATGACGAGGACGATACCTCTAGCGATGTGTTTGAATTCGAATTTTCTGAAAATCCACTCTTACCGTGTTACAACATCCaagtgtctgtctcccaggg GCCAAGAAACTGGCTATTGCTTTCAGATGTGCTGAAGAAGCTGAAAATGTCATCCCGCATATTCCGCTGCAATTTCCCAAATGTGGAAATTGTCACAATTGCAGAGGCAGAGTTTTATCGGCAAGTGTCGGCCAGTCTGTTGTTCTCTTGCTCCAAAGACCTGGAAGCCTTCAACCCTGAAAGCAAGGAGCTGTTAGACCTGGTGGAGTTCACTAGCGAGCTGCAGACTCTGCTCGGCTCCTCCATGGAGTGGCTCCACCCCAGCGATGCGGCCTCTGAGGACCACTG GGATTTACCTCAGACATCAGGTGGTAGTGGAAACCTGAAAAGAGCATCTCGGAAGAGCGGTAAAACAGACCTACGAGATGGTTTAAGCTAA